The Paramicrobacterium fandaimingii DNA segment CGGCTTCGTCGGCCACATCATTGAGCGTGACGGGCGATGATGACTCCACGACGGCTCCTCACGCGTCGGCGCGCACACGGCGGCGCGCGGTGGTGGAGATGAGTGTACGGCTCAGTCCCGGTATCCGTCGCGAGCCATTGCGATGCTCGCCGCGATGCCGAGCACGCCACCGACAAGTCCGATCAGCCCGAGAATTGACCACAGCACGAGTTCAATCGACATCGCCACACCCTTTCGATCGTGTACCACCATTGTGGCAGAGTTGCCCGGGCTGCGGTGGTCAGCGTCGCGCGGCGACACTTGCGGTCACCGTGCGGAAGACACCGTCTGTGATCTCGACGCCGAGCTTTCTCAGCGCGAGCACGGCCGAGCCGACAGCGCCATCGGCAACGCGGACGATGTCGGGAGTGATGCCCTGCCTGGCGAGGTGTGATGAAAAACTCTCGGCGAGGTGGCCCGACTGCGCCAGCACGCTTCCGCCGATGACAAGCGGGCCAGGCGACGTGTGCGCGGTCGCCACCGAGTGCGCGAGAAGCGCCCCTGCCTCATGGAGGATGCCTCGTGCAACGTCGTCGAGGGGTTCGGCAAACGCCAGCGGCGCAAACTGGGCAAGCTCCACGGGACGCAGGCGGTACAGCTCGGTGATCAGCCGGGGGAGCACAGCCGGTCTGCCCTGCGTGTTTGGTCCGTCTGTGCGCACACTCATCATGTCGAGCAGCCGAGGCGTCAGCGCCGTCGCAGGCCCGCGGCCGTCGAACTCGGCCATGACGGCGAGGGCAACCTGGTGCCCGATCCAGAAGCCGCTGCCGAGGTCGCCGAGCAGCCATCCCAGCCCGTCCGTCGTGCTGGCGATGCTGCCGTTCTCAACTCGGATCACCGCGGCGCCGGTTCCCGAGACGACGGCGTAGCCGAACGATGAAAATGCCCCGGAAAAATATGTTGCAAGAAGATCAGATTCCCACGAGAGCGTTCCGCCGAACCCGCGAGAGAAGAGGGGGTCGGTGAGCCATTCCGTGGATTCTGCTGCGCTGTTTCCAGCCATTGCAGCGACGATCTCGCCAACGTCGGCGAGTGTCGCTCCTGCGCGATCAAGTGCGGCCTCCGTTGCGGAGACAACCGCGTCAGATGCCTGTTGCTTTCCTGATGAGATCGGGTTTCCGCCCGAGCCCTCGGCATAGCCAACGCACTCGCCGTCTGTCGTCACAACCGTCGCTCTCGTCGACGTTCCGCCAGCGTCAATGCCGATATGAAGCATGTTCGTTACCTATTCGTGATGGGTGGCGAGTTGACCTTCGCGTGGAATAAGAATAGTTTTCATACAAATCTCCCAACGGCGAGCGGATTTTCATGAGAGCAATGGTGTCACAGGTTCCACACGGCGAAGACGGTATGACCGTGTCGAGCCGTGTGCAGGCAAGCCTGCCAGACATGCCCGCGGCCATGGTGAAGATCGCCGAGGTTCTGCTCGAGACGCCGTCAGCGCCAATTGAGCTGTCGATAACCGAGCTCGCTGAAAAGGCGGGAACGTCGGCCGCGACGGTGACGCGCTTCTGTCGAGTGATCGGCTACTCCGGGTACACGCAGTTTCGCGTCGGCGTCGCCTCTGACATCGGCCGCGGCGACGCGCACGAATCGTGGCGGGCCGACATCGGCCGCGAATTTCACCCCGAAGACACCCCGCGCGAGGTGGTGCGCACGCTTCTCAACGAGCACGTGCGCGCGCTCGAGACAACGGCGAGGCTCGTCGACCTCGACGACGTGCAGAGCGTCGCGCGCGCGATCGCCACATGCAGGCACCTCGACATCTACGGCATCGGCGGCAGCGGAGTGATGGCCGAAGAGCTGCAGGCCCGTCTGTATCGCATCGGCGTGAGCGCGCACTACTGGCAAGAGGTGCATGGTGGACTCACGAGCGCAGCCCTGCAGTCGAAGAACTCCGTTGCGATTGGAATCTCCAACTCGGGGCGCACGGATGAAACCATCCAGATGCTGTCTCAGGCGGCATCCGCTGGTGCCTTCACCATCGCGATCACGCACGAATCGACGTCGCCGCTTGCCACTGTTGCCGATGTGACGATCGGCACAGCCGCCCCCGACCCTTACCTGCAGCCCGACGATCTTTCGGCAAAGCACTCCCAGCTCATGGTGCTCGACCTGCTGTATCTGCTCGTTGCGCAAGAGACCTTCGCCGACACCGCAACGCGACTCGCGGCATCCGCTATGGCCGTGTCTGGGCACCGCCGACCGCAACGACCATCCCGCAAGAACGACAGACCGACACTTCGCGTCAAGGAGCCAACCGAATGACCGTGACACCGACCGACTTTCTCGCCGAGGCGACAACGCGACTCACGCAACTGGCGGCGGACGCCGAGGCGGGAGGCCTCGACGACGCGATCGCGCTGATGGTCGACGCCATCAACGCGGGCGGTGTCGTGCAGGCATTCGGAACCGGACACTCCGAAGCGTTCGCCATGGAGATCGCCGGCCGGGCCGGAGGCCTCATTCCGACGAACAAGATCGCATTGCGCGATGTCGCGCTCTACGGCAGCCGCAGTCCGCACGAACTTGCCGGCTCGGCGCTCGAACGCGAGACATCCGTCGTCGACGAGCTTTTCGATGTGTCGCTCATGGGCCCGAAAGATGTTTTCATCATTGCCTCAAACTCTGGCGTCAACGGCTCCATCGTCGGTGTCGCGCTCAAGGCGAGAGAACTGGGACACCCGGTGATCGCGGTGACGAGCCTGCAGCATACGGCCGCTGTCGAGCCGAAGCACTCAAGCGGCAAGCGTCTCAGCGAGATCGCCGATGTTGTCATCGACAACCTCGCGCCATACGGCGATGCGACCCTCGAACTGAGCGGAGGCGTGAGCGCGGGCGCGATTTCGTCGATCACTGCGGCGTTCATCGCCCAGCTGCTGACGCTCGGCGTCGCCCAGAGGCTCTCTGAGTCGGGGGATGTTCCCCCGATGTACATCTCGGCGAACATCCCTGGAGGTGACGAGCACAACCATGCACTGGAGGATCTGTATCGCGATCGGATCCGCCGCAGCGCCTGAGCGCGCAACGCCGAGTCACAGCATCAGTATTCGGCACATCGCATTCCGAACCACCCGATAAATTGGAAGGTAGACACGACGATGAACATCGAAAATGTCTCTGTTAATCGCAGGAACATCCTGCGTGGAGCGGTTGCAGCAGCGGTGCTGATTCCGTTCTCCACAACACTCGCTTCATGTGCCACCGGCGGCGGTGGAGGCGGAGGCGGCGGCGGCGCAAAGGGCGACGTCACCGCCGACAACCCGTTCGGCATGGCGGCCGATTCGAAGGTCGACGCCGTCATCTTCGACGGCGGCTACGGCGTTGACTACGTTGAGTATGCAGCGAAGATTCTCGACAAGAACCACGACGGCGCCACGACGAAGATCTCGGCATCGACGAAGATCACGCAGGAGCTTCAGCCGCGGTTCGTCGGTGGAAACCCACCCGACCTGATCGACAACTCCGGCGCTGACAGCATCGGGTTCAGCACAATCATGGATCAGATCGAAGACCTCACCGATGTGATAGACGCCAAGAACCTCGAGGGCGACACGATTCGCGACACGCTCTACGCTGGTGCGCTCGACCCGGGCACCTTTGGAGACAAGTTCGCTGCGGTGAACTACGTCATGACGATTTACGGCGTGTGGTACTCCGCAAGCCTCTTCAAAGAGAAGGGCTGGGACGTCCCCACAACGTGGGCGGATCTCAAAGATCTCGGTGCCAAGGCAAAGGAAGACGGCAAGTACCTGTTCTGCTGGGGCAAGGAAGCCGCCACCTACTACCAGACAATGTCGATCGGTGCCGCGATCAAGCAGGGCGGCGACGAAGTGCGTCTTGCCCTGGAGAACCTTGAGGAGGACTGCTGGTCGAAGCAGGCGATTCAGGATGTCTTCTCCGCCTTCAAGGAGATCATCGATGCCGGGTACGTGAAGCCGGGCGGTGCTGGAACGCAGTTCACTGCCGCGCAAGCACAGTGGAGCCAGGACCAGGCGGCGATCCTTTACCCCTCGGGCTCGTGGATTGAGAACGAGATGAAGGATCAGACGAAGGACGGCTTCGAGATGACGGGGTTCCCCACTCCGGCTCTCGACTCAAATTCGTCGATGCCGACTGAATCTGTGCGTGCAACGGCCGGTGAGCCGTTCATCGTGCCGTCGCAGGCAAATAACCCCGCGGGCGGCAAGGAACTCCTGCGGGTGATGCTCTCGAAGGATGCCGCAACGAACTTCGCGAAGAAGAAGCTGGCGCCGACGGTCGTGAAGGGCCTTGTTCCCGACGACGGCTTCGGTTCAACGGCGCTCGTGTCGCAGACCAAGATGCTGGATGCCGCGGGTTCCAACATCTACAACTGGAAGTTCGTCGACCTCTACGGCATGAACGGTGACCAGCTGACGCTGTGGAACCAGTTCCTCGCCGGAAAGATGAGCGTCGCCGACCTGACAGCGGGTCTGCAGAAGATCACAGACAAGGTTCGCAACGACGACTCCATCGACAAGGTGGAAGTCAAGTGACAGCCGCCGGTGCCGACCCAGGGCGGGCAATAGCCGCGACCATGGGTAAGGCGGGGGGTCAAAAGACTCCCCGCCGGCGCCGGCGTAAGCTCACGTTCGATTATGTGAGCTTCATGGCGGTGTTTCTCGGACTACCTTTGGCGATCTTCATCATCTTCGTCATCTCGCCGTTCGTCCAGGCCGCGTATTACTCCCTGACCGACTGGTCCGGTTTCTCGCAGACGATGAACTTCATCGGTGTGCAGAACTACATCAACCTTTTTCAGGACGATCAGTTCTTGAAAGCGATGGGGAACAACATTTTCCTCGCGATCCTCGTCCCCCTCATCACGCTTTCCCTCGCCCTGCTCTTCGCGACGATGATCACCGTCGGAGGGCCAAGCCATGGTCAGACGCGTGGGCTCAAAGGCTCGAGCTTCTACCGCGTTGTCTCGTTCTTCCCGTATGTCATTCCCGGAATCATCATCGGATTGATGTGGGCGCAGATCTTCGGTCCAGACGGGCTCGTGAATGGGTTTCTGCAAATGTTCGGGCTCAACATGTTTGAGTCATTCCCCTGGCTTGGAGACGAGCGCACGGCGATGGGGGTTTCCATCTTCGTGATCATTTGGGGATTCGTCGGTTTCTACATGGTGCTCTTCATCGCGTCGATCAAGGGAATCCCCGCCGAGACGTTTGAAGCAGTTCGACTCGACGGTGCCGGGCGGTTCCGCACGGCTGTCTCGATCACGATCCCGCTGATTCGCGACAACATCCAGACGGCATACATTTACGTCGGCATCATGGCGCTGGATGCCTTCGTGTACATGGCGGCGCTCAACCCGAACGGTGGCCCCGCCAACTCAACGCTCGTGATGAGCCAGTACCTGTTCGAGGCGGCATTCTCACACGGCAAGTTCGGCTACGCCAGCGCCATGGGTGTCATTCTCGCCATCATCACGCTCTTGTTCGCCGCCATCGTGTTCACAGTGAACCACCTGGCCGGAGGTAAGGAAGACGGGGGCAAGCGATGACTCACATCACTGAGACTCGAAAACAGACGGTGAAGCCAGAAGATCTCTCCCGGTCGCTGCGTAAGACGCAGCTCAGCCGCGGTGACCGGTCGGTCGGAACCGTATCTCACGCGATGCTGATCATCTGGTCGATCATCGTCGTTGTGCCGATGCTCTGGACTCTCATGACGTCGTTCAAGACGACGCGCGAGATCTTTGCGTCGCCGTTTGCGCTCCCTGCTGAGTGGAACTTCAACAACTACGTGTCGGCGTGGACGGAATACGACATTGGCGGGATGTTCCTGAACACCGTTCTCGTCGTCGGATCCGCGCTGGTGATCGTGATGGTGCTCGGGGCGATGTGCGCATACGTGCTTGCACGATTTACGTTCCCCGGCAGCCGAGCGATCTACTATCTGATGCTCGCAGGCCTCACCTTTCCGGTGTTCCTTGCGATCGTGCCGTTGTTCTTCATCTTGAAGAACATGGGGCTCTTGAACACGCTTCCCGGTCTGACGCTGACATACGTTGCCTTCGCGCTTCCCTTCACCGTCTTCTTCCTTTTCGCGTTCTTCAAGGGGCTTCCCGACGAGATCCAAGAGGCGGCCTACGTTGACGGGGCAAGCGAGTGGCGCACGTTCTTCCAGGTCATGCTGCCCATGGCACGGCCGGGAATGGCGTCGGTTGCGATCTTCAACTTCCTTGGGTTGTGGAACCAGTTCCTTCTGCCGATCGCGTTGAACACTGACAAGGACAAGTACGTGCTCTCGCAGGGAATGGCCTCGTTCGCGTCATCCGCGGGTTATGCGGTGAACTTCGGAGCGCTTTTCGCTGCAGTGATCATCACGATCACGCCGGTGCTCATCGTGTACGTGATCTTCCAGCGTCAGCTGCAGGGTTCCGTGTCGCAGGGCACGATGAAGTAGCGCAAATAGCCCCTAGCGCAGCTTCGCCCCGGCCAGATGGCCGGGGCGAAGCTGTGTGCGGAGAGAGGCGGCTAGCTCTTGACCGACCCGCTCATGAGACCGCCGATGAAGTACTTCCCGAGAATGATGTACACGAGAAGCGTCGGGAAGGAGGCAATGAGCGCTCCGGCCATCGCCGCACCGTAGTTGGCGAGCTGGGCACCCTGCGCAAGGTTGTTCAACGCGAGCGATACAGGGCCGCCCTGAACGTCGGTGAGGAAGAGCGCGAACAGGTAGTCATTCCACGCACTCGTGAACTGCCAGATGATCGTCACGACGAAGCCGGGCATCGACAGCGGCAGGATGATGGACGCATAGCTGCGCAGCATCCCCGCGCCGTCCATTCTCGACGCCTCAAGAAGCTCGATCGGAACACCTTCGTAGTAGTTGCGGAAGATGAGCGTGCAAATCGGCAGGCCATAGATGACGTGAACGATCAGAAGCGTCGAGATGTTGCTCGGAAGGCCGAGTTCGGTCTTCATCTGCACAAGCGGCGTCAGAACAGCCTGATATGGAATGAACATGCCGAAGAGGATCAGCGTGAACACGAGGCTCGCGTGCGGGAACCGCCAGCGTGAGAGAACAAAGCCGTTCATCGAGCCGAGCATCGCGGCAATGAGCGCCGCCGGAATGGCCAGCAGGAATGTGCGTCCGAGCGCGGGAGCGAGGGCGTCCCACGCGGTCACCCAGTTGTCGAAGCCCGTTGGCCCGCCGTTGATCGACTCCCACGGCCACCGCACGGGGAACCCCCACGACGTTTCGGGGTTGACGTCGGCCGGTGGCTTGAAGCTCGTAACGAGCAGCACGTACACCGGCATGAGCACGATGATGACGAAGAACAGCAGGAGCGCGTACTTCGCCGTGCGGCCGAGCACGAACGTCGTGCCCTTCGCCTGCGGCGTACCGCCGGCCCGGGTTTTGTGAGCGATGCCATTGGAGAGGTCGGACTGCGTTGCCTGGCTCATGACGACCTCTTTTCTTCACGCATCGTATGAATCAGGTACGGAATGATGAACAGCGACGCGAGAATGAGCAGCACCGTGGCGATCGCCGATGCCTTTGCATAATCGTTCTCCGTCAGTGCGATCCACATGTACGTGGCGGGCACTTCCGTCTGGTAGATCGCCTTCGTGACCGCCATGATGAGGTCGAAGACCTTGAGCGACATGTGACTGACGATGATGAGCGCCGACAGCGCGATGGGGCTCAGCTGGGGGAAGATGACGTGGCGGTAGAGCTTCCACTCGCTCGCGCCGTCCATGCGTGCCGCCTCGCGCAGTTCATCGGGGATGCCGCGGAAGCCGGCGAGGAACAGCGCCATGATGTAACCGGAAAGCTGCCAGATTGCCGGCATCGCGATCGCGGCCATGCCCCAGATCGGCTCGTTCCACCACGAGTTCTGCAGAAAAT contains these protein-coding regions:
- a CDS encoding N-acetylglucosamine kinase encodes the protein MLHIGIDAGGTSTRATVVTTDGECVGYAEGSGGNPISSGKQQASDAVVSATEAALDRAGATLADVGEIVAAMAGNSAAESTEWLTDPLFSRGFGGTLSWESDLLATYFSGAFSSFGYAVVSGTGAAVIRVENGSIASTTDGLGWLLGDLGSGFWIGHQVALAVMAEFDGRGPATALTPRLLDMMSVRTDGPNTQGRPAVLPRLITELYRLRPVELAQFAPLAFAEPLDDVARGILHEAGALLAHSVATAHTSPGPLVIGGSVLAQSGHLAESFSSHLARQGITPDIVRVADGAVGSAVLALRKLGVEITDGVFRTVTASVAARR
- a CDS encoding MurR/RpiR family transcriptional regulator gives rise to the protein MVSQVPHGEDGMTVSSRVQASLPDMPAAMVKIAEVLLETPSAPIELSITELAEKAGTSAATVTRFCRVIGYSGYTQFRVGVASDIGRGDAHESWRADIGREFHPEDTPREVVRTLLNEHVRALETTARLVDLDDVQSVARAIATCRHLDIYGIGGSGVMAEELQARLYRIGVSAHYWQEVHGGLTSAALQSKNSVAIGISNSGRTDETIQMLSQAASAGAFTIAITHESTSPLATVADVTIGTAAPDPYLQPDDLSAKHSQLMVLDLLYLLVAQETFADTATRLAASAMAVSGHRRPQRPSRKNDRPTLRVKEPTE
- a CDS encoding sugar isomerase domain-containing protein yields the protein MTVTPTDFLAEATTRLTQLAADAEAGGLDDAIALMVDAINAGGVVQAFGTGHSEAFAMEIAGRAGGLIPTNKIALRDVALYGSRSPHELAGSALERETSVVDELFDVSLMGPKDVFIIASNSGVNGSIVGVALKARELGHPVIAVTSLQHTAAVEPKHSSGKRLSEIADVVIDNLAPYGDATLELSGGVSAGAISSITAAFIAQLLTLGVAQRLSESGDVPPMYISANIPGGDEHNHALEDLYRDRIRRSA
- the ngcE gene encoding N-acetylglucosamine/diacetylchitobiose ABC transporter substrate-binding protein — protein: MNIENVSVNRRNILRGAVAAAVLIPFSTTLASCATGGGGGGGGGGAKGDVTADNPFGMAADSKVDAVIFDGGYGVDYVEYAAKILDKNHDGATTKISASTKITQELQPRFVGGNPPDLIDNSGADSIGFSTIMDQIEDLTDVIDAKNLEGDTIRDTLYAGALDPGTFGDKFAAVNYVMTIYGVWYSASLFKEKGWDVPTTWADLKDLGAKAKEDGKYLFCWGKEAATYYQTMSIGAAIKQGGDEVRLALENLEEDCWSKQAIQDVFSAFKEIIDAGYVKPGGAGTQFTAAQAQWSQDQAAILYPSGSWIENEMKDQTKDGFEMTGFPTPALDSNSSMPTESVRATAGEPFIVPSQANNPAGGKELLRVMLSKDAATNFAKKKLAPTVVKGLVPDDGFGSTALVSQTKMLDAAGSNIYNWKFVDLYGMNGDQLTLWNQFLAGKMSVADLTAGLQKITDKVRNDDSIDKVEVK
- a CDS encoding carbohydrate ABC transporter permease; this translates as MGKAGGQKTPRRRRRKLTFDYVSFMAVFLGLPLAIFIIFVISPFVQAAYYSLTDWSGFSQTMNFIGVQNYINLFQDDQFLKAMGNNIFLAILVPLITLSLALLFATMITVGGPSHGQTRGLKGSSFYRVVSFFPYVIPGIIIGLMWAQIFGPDGLVNGFLQMFGLNMFESFPWLGDERTAMGVSIFVIIWGFVGFYMVLFIASIKGIPAETFEAVRLDGAGRFRTAVSITIPLIRDNIQTAYIYVGIMALDAFVYMAALNPNGGPANSTLVMSQYLFEAAFSHGKFGYASAMGVILAIITLLFAAIVFTVNHLAGGKEDGGKR
- a CDS encoding carbohydrate ABC transporter permease — encoded protein: MLIIWSIIVVVPMLWTLMTSFKTTREIFASPFALPAEWNFNNYVSAWTEYDIGGMFLNTVLVVGSALVIVMVLGAMCAYVLARFTFPGSRAIYYLMLAGLTFPVFLAIVPLFFILKNMGLLNTLPGLTLTYVAFALPFTVFFLFAFFKGLPDEIQEAAYVDGASEWRTFFQVMLPMARPGMASVAIFNFLGLWNQFLLPIALNTDKDKYVLSQGMASFASSAGYAVNFGALFAAVIITITPVLIVYVIFQRQLQGSVSQGTMK
- a CDS encoding carbohydrate ABC transporter permease, with the protein product MSQATQSDLSNGIAHKTRAGGTPQAKGTTFVLGRTAKYALLLFFVIIVLMPVYVLLVTSFKPPADVNPETSWGFPVRWPWESINGGPTGFDNWVTAWDALAPALGRTFLLAIPAALIAAMLGSMNGFVLSRWRFPHASLVFTLILFGMFIPYQAVLTPLVQMKTELGLPSNISTLLIVHVIYGLPICTLIFRNYYEGVPIELLEASRMDGAGMLRSYASIILPLSMPGFVVTIIWQFTSAWNDYLFALFLTDVQGGPVSLALNNLAQGAQLANYGAAMAGALIASFPTLLVYIILGKYFIGGLMSGSVKS
- a CDS encoding carbohydrate ABC transporter permease — its product is MRKGIRNWGPPVLLLTPSLILVAIFVYGLIIANIQTSMTDRHSLASEGAFVGFENYITLLTESRFLHSLLNLAVFTVVFIVGTMVFGFIWAWLLDKGVKAEGIFRSVYLFPMAVSFVASGVVWRWLLNSAEGDRASGLNRMLQTFGLDFLQNSWWNEPIWGMAAIAMPAIWQLSGYIMALFLAGFRGIPDELREAARMDGASEWKLYRHVIFPQLSPIALSALIIVSHMSLKVFDLIMAVTKAIYQTEVPATYMWIALTENDYAKASAIATVLLILASLFIIPYLIHTMREEKRSS